From Sphingopyxis sp. USTB-05, the proteins below share one genomic window:
- a CDS encoding TonB-dependent receptor: MIMAIHAMRSIRTLTRLACGASLAVIAAAPAWAQDVTAADEPVASADEIVVTGFRASLGAALNVKRESVAAVDAIVAEDIAKFPDQNLAESLQRIPGITIQRDGGEGRGITVRGLGSQFTRVRVNGLETVATSTDGASANRDRAFDFNVFASELFSSIVVHKTASAELDEGSLGAVVDLNTGNPLAGKGGFTAALSAQGSYNDLSEKVGPRVAGLLSWVNDAGTLGFAVSAAYSDQKTLELGNNSVRWAQARFDSVDGTPCWTAANAGGTYIPSAACNAVSLAFHPRIPRYGEIAHDKKRLGLTGTIQFAPSDATKISIDGLYSSFKHQRRERWAEVLLRSNERSINVSDYEIDDDNNLISATLDDAWVRTEHYLRKAKTEFWQVGATWDQDVSDTFRFTLLGGLSKSTASIPLETTIVFDDRDAQDYRYDYSDMARPLLTFGTSVTNPANFQLAEIRDRPSEVENKFRTAQLRTEWDISDDFTVKAGGVYRRFDFASIAFTRDTVVCGNGGVDRVLGTLACSPSSAFGPAAIYGFPVTSALAELFTLGKAGQPSGTTTEWLVANLDATTDFTKLYDRVAAVDAGNNRAVREEVTGGYLQFDAKGELGGLRYALNAGVRYVHTAQTSSGLNSGAAVTVKRSYEDWLPSVNLALFPHEDIIIRAAVADVMTRPTLGNLTPGGSVDGFNYRINYGNPFLDPFRATSYDLAFEWYFAPQSIFSVALFKKDIASFPVATTTSGTFASTGLPTSVIPPSSPGSINPEGQLWTITSIGNGEGAKLKGIEVSLQAPFKFLPGFLSNFGGIVNATYVDSDADYTVAGPSIVPGGANVSAVRNGTLFNLSKRAYNGTLYYDDGKFSARASVSYRSRYADANSGTGNVFEGYGSTINVDASVRYAITDNIEISVEGINLTDEYRYRFTDIDADRNYENNHFGRTFLFGARVKI; this comes from the coding sequence ATGATAATGGCAATTCATGCAATGCGGAGCATTCGCACTTTGACCCGGCTGGCGTGCGGTGCATCGCTTGCCGTAATCGCGGCCGCGCCGGCCTGGGCGCAGGACGTCACAGCCGCCGACGAACCCGTAGCCAGCGCAGACGAGATCGTCGTCACCGGCTTTCGTGCGTCGCTCGGCGCTGCGCTCAACGTCAAGCGCGAGTCGGTTGCTGCGGTCGATGCGATCGTCGCCGAAGATATCGCCAAATTCCCTGACCAGAACCTCGCCGAATCGCTGCAGCGCATTCCCGGCATCACGATCCAGCGCGACGGCGGCGAAGGCCGCGGGATCACCGTCCGCGGGCTCGGCTCGCAATTTACCCGCGTTCGCGTCAACGGGCTCGAAACCGTCGCAACCTCGACCGACGGCGCGTCGGCGAACCGCGACCGTGCGTTCGATTTCAACGTTTTCGCATCCGAGCTGTTCAGCTCGATCGTCGTCCACAAGACCGCGTCGGCCGAACTCGACGAAGGGTCGCTGGGGGCGGTGGTCGACCTCAACACGGGCAATCCGCTCGCCGGCAAGGGTGGCTTCACCGCGGCGCTGTCGGCGCAAGGCAGCTACAACGACCTCTCCGAAAAAGTCGGGCCGCGCGTTGCGGGGCTGCTGAGCTGGGTCAACGACGCCGGCACGCTCGGCTTTGCGGTTTCCGCTGCCTATTCGGACCAGAAGACGCTCGAACTCGGCAATAATAGCGTTCGCTGGGCGCAGGCGCGCTTCGACTCGGTCGACGGCACGCCTTGCTGGACCGCCGCCAATGCGGGCGGCACCTATATCCCGAGCGCCGCATGCAATGCCGTGTCGCTCGCCTTTCACCCGCGTATCCCACGTTACGGCGAAATCGCGCACGACAAGAAACGCCTCGGCCTCACCGGGACGATTCAGTTCGCGCCGAGCGATGCGACCAAAATCTCGATCGACGGTCTTTATTCGAGCTTCAAGCACCAGCGCCGCGAGCGTTGGGCCGAAGTGCTGCTGCGCAGCAACGAACGTTCGATCAACGTCAGCGACTATGAAATCGACGACGACAATAATCTGATCTCGGCGACGCTCGACGACGCCTGGGTGCGCACAGAACATTATCTGCGCAAGGCAAAGACCGAATTCTGGCAGGTCGGCGCGACGTGGGACCAGGACGTCAGCGATACGTTCCGCTTCACTCTGCTGGGCGGCCTGTCGAAATCGACCGCGTCGATCCCGCTCGAAACGACGATCGTCTTCGACGACCGCGATGCGCAGGATTATCGCTACGACTATAGCGACATGGCACGCCCGCTGCTGACCTTTGGCACCAGCGTCACCAATCCGGCGAACTTCCAGCTTGCCGAAATCCGCGACCGTCCGTCGGAGGTGGAGAATAAGTTCCGCACCGCCCAGTTGCGCACCGAATGGGACATCAGCGATGATTTCACGGTGAAGGCGGGCGGCGTCTATCGTCGCTTCGACTTCGCCAGTATCGCCTTCACGCGCGACACGGTGGTGTGCGGCAACGGGGGCGTCGACCGCGTTCTCGGCACGCTAGCCTGTTCGCCGTCGTCGGCATTCGGGCCCGCCGCCATCTATGGCTTCCCGGTCACCTCGGCACTCGCCGAGCTGTTCACGCTCGGCAAGGCGGGGCAACCGTCCGGCACGACGACCGAATGGCTGGTCGCCAACCTCGACGCGACGACCGATTTCACCAAGCTCTATGACCGTGTCGCCGCAGTCGACGCCGGCAACAATCGCGCCGTGCGCGAAGAGGTCACCGGCGGCTATCTGCAGTTCGATGCCAAGGGCGAACTCGGCGGGCTGCGTTACGCACTCAACGCGGGCGTGCGCTATGTTCACACCGCGCAGACCTCGAGCGGGCTGAACAGCGGCGCGGCGGTGACGGTGAAGCGCAGCTATGAGGACTGGCTGCCTTCGGTGAACCTCGCGCTCTTCCCGCACGAGGACATCATCATCCGCGCCGCGGTCGCCGATGTGATGACGCGTCCGACGCTCGGCAACCTGACCCCGGGCGGGTCGGTCGACGGGTTCAACTATCGCATCAACTACGGCAACCCGTTCCTCGACCCGTTCCGCGCGACCTCCTACGATCTCGCGTTCGAATGGTATTTCGCGCCGCAGTCGATCTTCTCGGTCGCGCTGTTCAAAAAGGACATCGCGAGCTTCCCGGTCGCGACGACGACGAGCGGGACTTTCGCATCGACCGGTCTGCCGACGTCGGTGATCCCGCCGAGCAGCCCGGGCTCGATCAATCCCGAAGGCCAATTGTGGACGATCACCTCGATCGGCAACGGCGAAGGTGCAAAGCTGAAAGGCATCGAAGTCTCGTTGCAAGCACCGTTCAAATTCCTGCCGGGCTTCCTGTCGAACTTCGGCGGCATCGTGAACGCGACCTACGTCGATTCGGACGCCGACTATACGGTCGCCGGCCCGTCGATCGTCCCCGGCGGGGCGAATGTGTCGGCGGTGCGCAACGGCACGCTCTTCAACCTGTCGAAGCGCGCCTATAACGGCACGCTCTATTATGACGACGGCAAGTTCAGCGCGCGTGCCTCGGTCAGCTATCGCAGCCGCTATGCCGACGCCAACAGCGGCACCGGCAACGTCTTCGAAGGCTATGGCTCGACGATCAACGTCGATGCGTCGGTCCGTTACGCGATCACCGACAATATCGAAATTTCGGTCGAGGGCATCAATCTGACCGACGAATATCGCTATCGCTTCACCGATATCGATGCCGACCGCAATTACGAGAACAACCACTTCGGCCGCACCTTCCTGTTCGGCGCACGCGTCAAAATCTGA
- a CDS encoding family 43 glycosylhydrolase, producing MTDRRDMLKLAGTGLLATGLSGIGATATWAGATPASAARVPAWAKGFDGQRKADLGDGRFLNPIMAGDHPDPSILKDGSDYYMTFSTFDSYPGLVIWHSRDLVNWRPIGPALHKNIGSVWAPELCKHKGRYYLYIPTKGPNTSWVIWADRIEGPWSEPVDLNLPNHIDPGHAVGEDGSRWLFLSGGDRVRLSDDGLSRVGEPEHVYDPWRYPADWVVEGFAPEGPKITRRGGYYYMITAVGGTAGPPTGHMVIAARSKSIHGPWENCPANPLVHTKTAAEKWWSRGHATLVEGPAGDWWSVYHGFENGYWTLGRQALLDPIEWTDDGWFRMKGGDLSQPIAKPAGGTVAGPHGMALSDDFSALALGAKWNFFKPAADERSRARVENGALVLAARGKAPVDSSPLLLIAGDQAYRFECDIEIAPGGTAGLILFYDEKLYCGLGFDGERFVTHQYGIERARPANPHGTRMRMRVTNDRHIVTYDTSGDGGKTWVRFDRGMEVSGYHHNVRGGFLMLRPGLYSAGQGEARFRNFTFRALD from the coding sequence GTGACCGATCGCCGCGACATGCTCAAACTCGCCGGCACCGGTCTGCTTGCGACCGGCCTGTCGGGCATCGGCGCGACCGCCACATGGGCCGGGGCGACGCCTGCATCTGCGGCTCGCGTTCCGGCCTGGGCCAAGGGCTTCGACGGGCAGCGCAAGGCCGATCTTGGCGACGGGCGCTTTCTCAACCCGATCATGGCGGGCGACCATCCCGATCCGTCGATCCTGAAGGACGGATCCGACTATTATATGACTTTCTCGACCTTTGACTCCTATCCGGGTCTGGTCATCTGGCATTCGCGCGACCTGGTGAACTGGCGCCCGATCGGCCCCGCGCTCCACAAGAATATCGGATCGGTGTGGGCGCCCGAACTCTGCAAGCACAAGGGGCGCTATTATCTCTATATTCCCACGAAAGGCCCCAACACGAGCTGGGTGATCTGGGCCGACCGGATCGAGGGGCCGTGGAGCGAGCCGGTCGACCTCAATCTGCCGAACCATATCGATCCCGGCCATGCGGTCGGAGAAGATGGGTCGCGCTGGTTGTTCCTGTCGGGGGGCGACCGCGTGCGCCTGTCCGACGACGGATTGTCGCGCGTCGGCGAGCCCGAGCATGTCTATGACCCATGGCGTTATCCCGCCGACTGGGTCGTCGAAGGCTTCGCGCCCGAGGGGCCGAAGATCACGCGGCGCGGCGGCTATTATTATATGATCACCGCTGTCGGCGGCACCGCGGGGCCGCCGACGGGGCATATGGTGATCGCGGCGCGGTCGAAATCGATCCATGGGCCGTGGGAAAATTGCCCCGCGAACCCGCTCGTCCATACCAAAACGGCCGCTGAAAAATGGTGGTCGCGCGGCCATGCGACGCTGGTCGAAGGGCCGGCGGGCGACTGGTGGAGCGTCTATCACGGGTTCGAGAACGGCTATTGGACGTTGGGGCGCCAGGCCTTGCTCGACCCGATCGAATGGACCGACGACGGCTGGTTCCGGATGAAGGGCGGCGATTTGTCGCAGCCGATCGCGAAACCCGCGGGCGGCACGGTCGCTGGGCCGCACGGCATGGCGCTATCGGACGATTTCAGCGCGCTCGCGCTGGGCGCGAAATGGAATTTCTTCAAGCCCGCCGCCGACGAACGCAGCCGCGCGCGGGTTGAAAATGGCGCGCTGGTGCTGGCTGCGCGCGGCAAGGCGCCGGTCGATTCATCGCCGCTGCTGCTCATCGCGGGCGATCAGGCGTACCGCTTCGAATGCGATATCGAGATCGCGCCGGGCGGAACCGCGGGGCTGATCCTCTTCTACGACGAGAAGCTTTACTGCGGGCTGGGTTTCGACGGCGAGCGCTTCGTCACCCACCAATATGGCATCGAACGCGCGCGCCCCGCCAATCCGCACGGGACACGCATGCGGATGCGTGTCACCAACGACCGTCATATCGTCACCTATGACACCAGCGGCGACGGGGGAAAGACGTGGGTGCGCTTCGATCGCGGCATGGAGGTCTCGGGTTACCACCATAATGTCCGCGGCGGCTTCCTCATGCTGCGGCCCGGCCTCTACTCGGCCGGGCAGGGCGAAGCGCGCTTCCGCAACTTCACCTTCCGCGCGCTGGATTAA
- a CDS encoding UxaA family hydrolase encodes MTGNIATRAIRVHDADNVATAIADIAAGERLFADSPVRASVDLGRGHKVAIEPIARGAAVIKYGFPIGTATTDIAPGEHVHSHNLATALSGDGDYLYAPDAGEAAQPGKTAPTFRGYVRPDGRVGTRNEIWILPTVGCVGNLAARVARIAGERHAGRVDGVHAFKHPFGCSQLGDDLGHTRALLAALAQHPNAGGVLIVGLGCESNQLGALLDLIPAERRAHIRTLSAQAVEDDEEACLESIDALVDGCADTPRSDVPLSKLVLGVKCGGSDGLSGLTANPLVGRMADAVAGAGGKVVLTEIPEIFGAEQLLMDRAVSQEIFDETVALVRDFKDYFIRNGEPVSENPSPGNIAGGITTLEEKSLGAVQKGGKVPVVDVRRYGGEATLPGLTLLEAPGNDAVSSTALTAAGATIILFTTGRGTPLGFPAPTLKIASNSALAQRKAGWIDFDAGTVLDAGFDSAADALLGLIAATASGAATRAEKNEERDIAIWKSGVTL; translated from the coding sequence ATGACCGGTAACATCGCAACCCGTGCGATCCGCGTCCATGATGCGGACAATGTCGCGACCGCGATCGCCGATATCGCTGCCGGCGAGAGGCTATTCGCCGATTCCCCCGTTCGAGCCTCGGTCGACCTGGGACGTGGGCACAAGGTCGCGATCGAGCCGATCGCGCGCGGCGCGGCGGTGATCAAATATGGCTTTCCAATCGGCACCGCGACCACCGACATCGCCCCCGGCGAGCATGTCCACAGCCACAATCTGGCGACTGCGCTGAGCGGCGATGGCGATTATCTGTACGCGCCGGATGCCGGCGAAGCGGCACAGCCCGGCAAGACAGCGCCGACCTTCCGCGGCTATGTTCGTCCCGACGGACGCGTCGGAACGCGCAACGAGATATGGATATTGCCGACGGTCGGCTGCGTCGGCAACCTTGCCGCACGCGTTGCGCGGATCGCGGGCGAGCGCCATGCGGGACGCGTCGACGGCGTCCATGCGTTCAAACATCCCTTTGGCTGTTCGCAGCTCGGCGACGATCTTGGCCACACGCGCGCGCTGCTTGCCGCGCTTGCGCAGCATCCCAATGCAGGTGGCGTGCTGATCGTCGGACTCGGGTGCGAGAGCAATCAGCTCGGCGCGCTGCTCGACCTCATCCCGGCCGAACGCCGCGCGCATATCCGCACGCTGTCGGCGCAGGCGGTCGAGGATGATGAAGAGGCGTGCCTCGAATCCATCGACGCGCTCGTCGATGGCTGCGCCGATACACCGCGTAGCGATGTGCCGCTGTCGAAGCTGGTGCTCGGCGTCAAGTGCGGCGGTTCCGACGGCCTCTCAGGCCTGACCGCCAATCCGCTCGTCGGGCGCATGGCCGATGCTGTGGCCGGGGCGGGCGGCAAGGTGGTGCTGACCGAGATCCCCGAGATTTTCGGCGCCGAGCAGTTGCTGATGGACCGCGCGGTATCGCAGGAAATCTTTGACGAGACGGTCGCGCTGGTCCGGGATTTCAAGGACTATTTCATTCGCAACGGCGAACCCGTGAGCGAGAATCCCTCACCCGGCAATATCGCGGGCGGGATCACGACGCTCGAGGAAAAGTCGCTCGGCGCGGTGCAGAAGGGCGGCAAGGTACCCGTAGTCGATGTCCGGCGTTATGGCGGCGAAGCAACGCTGCCGGGACTGACGCTGCTGGAGGCGCCGGGCAACGACGCGGTATCGTCGACCGCGCTGACCGCGGCGGGCGCGACGATCATCCTCTTCACCACCGGCCGCGGCACGCCGCTCGGCTTTCCAGCGCCGACGCTGAAGATCGCATCGAACAGCGCACTGGCACAGCGCAAGGCAGGCTGGATCGACTTCGATGCCGGGACAGTACTCGACGCGGGATTCGACAGCGCGGCGGATGCGCTGCTCGGCCTGATCGCCGCGACAGCCTCAGGCGCCGCGACGCGCGCCGAGAAAAACGAGGAACGCGATATCGCGATCTGGAAATCGGGCGTGACGCTTTAA
- a CDS encoding 2-keto-4-pentenoate hydratase, whose amino-acid sequence MRKMLATSDQQNVARALIDARAGKTPLTVYPGTMPQTMAEAYAIQDSAIAIDGRRVGGWKVGRIAAELVDRYGRNRLTGPIFTNEIFDGAANPVMPVYADGFAAAEAEVLLCFGDVGTRDYDIDTVRECIADVRTGIEIASSPFPEINRHGPAVTASDYGNNKGLILGPSIADWRNVDLIRMPVEMAIDGETVGAATMEAMLDGPFGSALFLIDILRTRGIAIPPGTWVSAGAITGIHEITPGQRAEALFDGKIRVGCSIKSY is encoded by the coding sequence ATGAGAAAGATGCTGGCGACAAGCGATCAACAGAATGTAGCGCGTGCATTAATCGACGCGCGTGCGGGAAAGACACCGCTTACCGTCTATCCCGGCACGATGCCGCAGACGATGGCCGAGGCTTATGCGATCCAGGATAGCGCGATCGCGATCGATGGGCGCCGCGTCGGTGGATGGAAAGTCGGGCGGATCGCAGCAGAGCTCGTCGACCGCTACGGCCGCAACCGCCTGACCGGACCGATCTTCACCAACGAAATCTTCGATGGCGCCGCCAATCCGGTGATGCCGGTCTATGCCGACGGGTTCGCCGCGGCGGAGGCCGAGGTCCTTCTCTGCTTCGGCGACGTCGGTACGCGCGACTATGACATCGACACCGTGCGCGAATGTATTGCCGACGTCCGCACGGGTATCGAGATCGCGAGCTCGCCCTTTCCCGAAATCAATCGCCACGGCCCCGCGGTCACCGCGTCGGACTATGGCAATAACAAGGGGCTGATCCTCGGCCCGTCGATTGCCGATTGGCGCAACGTCGACCTCATCCGCATGCCGGTCGAAATGGCGATCGACGGCGAAACCGTCGGCGCGGCGACGATGGAGGCCATGCTCGACGGTCCGTTCGGATCGGCGCTGTTCCTGATCGACATATTGCGCACACGCGGCATCGCGATCCCGCCCGGCACCTGGGTGTCGGCGGGCGCGATTACCGGCATTCATGAAATCACGCCCGGCCAACGCGCCGAAGCGCTGTTCGACGGAAAAATCCGCGTCGGCTGCTCGATCAAAAGCTACTAA
- a CDS encoding MFS transporter — translation MAQAFADGGTAAPVPRSGRYRWLIVAVLFAATTVNYIDRTMLGLLAPTLGTELGWSENDYGNIVTAFQAAYALGFLLMGWLIDRFGPKIGYSIAISIWTIGHIAHGFAGSVASFMAARVILGVGEAGHFPSVVRASSEWFPQKERSYAIGWVNSATTIGVILTAPTIWLFMVWMGFDWRQTFIYTGAFGIILLLLWLWLYSNPRESGKVSDAELAWIEHDPPEKIERLGWGAIVTKREAWAYATGKFLTDPVWFLMLFWLPKYFSTTYNVDLKVVLLPMIIMYLLSDVGSILGGWVSSKLIQTGHSVNFARKATMLGAGCCVLPLLFVSGLDNMWLAVVLIGIALAGHQAFSSTILSIPPDMFPKRAVGSVIGLGGFAGGVGGMIMAKSTGLVLDATGGNYTLIFAACTVVYFLAVLAIHILSPRLAPVTVESKA, via the coding sequence ATGGCACAGGCATTCGCGGACGGAGGTACGGCGGCGCCGGTGCCAAGGTCCGGCCGCTATCGCTGGCTGATCGTCGCGGTGCTGTTTGCCGCGACCACGGTCAATTATATCGACCGCACCATGCTCGGCCTGCTCGCCCCGACGCTCGGCACCGAGCTTGGGTGGAGCGAGAATGACTATGGCAACATCGTCACCGCATTTCAGGCTGCCTATGCGCTCGGCTTTTTGCTCATGGGCTGGCTGATCGACCGTTTCGGGCCCAAGATCGGGTACAGCATCGCCATTTCAATCTGGACGATCGGTCATATCGCGCATGGTTTTGCGGGGTCGGTCGCCTCTTTCATGGCGGCACGCGTCATTCTCGGCGTGGGCGAGGCGGGTCATTTTCCGTCGGTCGTCCGCGCGTCGAGCGAATGGTTTCCGCAAAAGGAACGCTCCTACGCGATCGGTTGGGTCAACAGCGCGACGACGATCGGCGTCATCCTGACCGCGCCGACAATCTGGCTTTTCATGGTCTGGATGGGCTTCGATTGGCGTCAGACCTTCATCTACACCGGCGCCTTCGGCATCATTCTGCTGCTGCTCTGGCTCTGGCTCTACAGCAACCCACGCGAAAGCGGGAAGGTCAGCGACGCCGAACTCGCGTGGATCGAGCACGATCCCCCCGAAAAGATCGAGCGCCTCGGCTGGGGCGCCATCGTCACCAAGCGCGAAGCCTGGGCCTATGCGACCGGCAAGTTCCTCACCGACCCGGTATGGTTCCTGATGCTCTTCTGGCTGCCCAAATATTTCAGCACCACCTATAATGTCGATCTGAAGGTCGTGCTGCTGCCGATGATCATCATGTATCTGCTCTCCGACGTCGGCAGCATCCTTGGCGGCTGGGTATCGTCGAAATTGATCCAGACGGGGCACAGCGTCAATTTCGCGCGCAAGGCGACGATGCTCGGCGCGGGTTGCTGCGTGCTGCCTTTGCTGTTCGTCTCCGGGCTCGACAATATGTGGCTCGCGGTCGTGCTGATCGGCATCGCGCTCGCGGGGCATCAGGCCTTTTCGTCGACGATCCTCTCGATCCCGCCCGACATGTTCCCGAAACGTGCGGTCGGCTCGGTGATCGGGCTCGGCGGCTTCGCGGGCGGTGTCGGCGGCATGATCATGGCGAAGTCGACCGGGCTCGTGCTCGACGCGACGGGGGGCAATTACACGCTCATCTTCGCGGCTTGTACCGTCGTCTATTTCCTTGCCGTGCTGGCGATCCACATCCTTAGCCCGCGCCTCGCGCCGGTCACCGTAGAAAGCAAAGCCTGA
- the uxaC gene encoding glucuronate isomerase yields the protein MPRPLVLSPDRLFPSDPAQRDIARRLYREVAGLPIISPHGHTDPSWFAGNAHFGNAAELLLHPDHYVFRMLYSQGVSLDDLGIRNRDADPRESWRIFAQNYHLFRGTPSRMWMDWVFAEAFGFDVQFSAETSDLYYDRITEALATDAFRPRALFDRFGIEVIATTESPIDTLEHHGVIRAANASGEWGGRVITAYRPDPVVDPEFEGFRDNLKRFSDLSGEDAFSYAGYLAAHRNRRAFFAEMGATSTDHGHPTAATADLSNAEAEALFARVTAPDVSAADAELFRAHMLTVMAGMSLDDGLVMQIHPGAFRNHNPWLFEHYGRDKGADIPTGTDYVHALRPLLGRYGNEAALTIILFTLDETSYARELAPLAGHYPALKLGPAWWFHDSPEGMRRFRNQMTETAGFYNTVGFNDDTRAFLSIPARHDVARRIDCGFLAQLVAEHRMEEWEAAELATDLSYNLAKAAYKL from the coding sequence ATGCCTCGTCCGCTGGTCCTCTCCCCCGACCGCCTCTTCCCGTCCGATCCGGCGCAGCGCGACATCGCGCGCCGACTCTATAGGGAAGTGGCGGGCCTGCCGATCATCAGCCCGCACGGACATACCGACCCAAGCTGGTTCGCGGGCAATGCCCATTTCGGCAACGCGGCGGAGCTTTTGCTCCACCCCGACCATTATGTGTTCCGGATGCTCTATTCGCAGGGCGTTTCGCTCGATGATCTGGGTATCCGGAACCGCGACGCCGACCCGCGCGAAAGCTGGCGGATCTTCGCGCAGAATTACCATCTATTCCGCGGCACCCCGTCGCGGATGTGGATGGACTGGGTGTTTGCCGAAGCGTTCGGCTTCGACGTGCAATTCTCGGCCGAGACTTCGGACCTCTATTACGACCGCATCACCGAAGCGCTCGCGACCGATGCCTTTCGCCCGCGCGCGCTGTTCGACCGTTTCGGGATCGAGGTGATCGCGACGACCGAGAGCCCGATCGATACGCTCGAGCACCACGGCGTGATCCGCGCCGCCAATGCCAGCGGCGAATGGGGCGGCCGCGTCATCACCGCCTACCGCCCCGATCCCGTCGTCGATCCCGAGTTCGAGGGCTTTCGCGATAATCTGAAACGTTTCTCCGATTTGTCGGGCGAGGATGCGTTCAGCTACGCCGGCTATCTCGCCGCGCACCGCAATCGTCGCGCCTTCTTCGCCGAAATGGGCGCGACCTCGACCGACCATGGTCATCCGACCGCCGCAACCGCCGACCTGTCGAATGCCGAGGCTGAAGCACTGTTCGCGCGTGTGACCGCTCCCGACGTCAGCGCCGCCGACGCCGAGTTGTTCCGCGCGCATATGCTGACCGTGATGGCGGGAATGAGCCTCGACGACGGGCTGGTGATGCAGATCCACCCCGGCGCATTCCGCAACCATAATCCCTGGTTGTTCGAGCATTATGGCCGCGACAAGGGCGCCGATATCCCCACGGGCACCGACTATGTCCATGCGCTGCGCCCGTTGCTCGGGCGTTATGGCAATGAAGCCGCGCTGACGATCATCCTCTTCACGTTGGACGAGACGAGCTATGCGCGCGAACTCGCGCCGCTCGCGGGTCACTATCCGGCGCTGAAGCTTGGCCCGGCCTGGTGGTTCCACGACAGCCCGGAGGGGATGCGTCGTTTCCGGAACCAGATGACCGAGACGGCGGGCTTCTACAATACAGTCGGCTTCAACGACGATACGCGTGCCTTCCTGTCGATCCCCGCGCGCCACGATGTCGCGCGGCGAATCGATTGCGGCTTCCTCGCGCAGCTTGTCGCCGAGCATCGGATGGAAGAGTGGGAGGCGGCGGAGCTCGCCACCGACCTCAGCTACAATCTCGCCAAGGCCGCGTACAAGCTGTGA
- a CDS encoding mannitol dehydrogenase family protein produces MRLSAQTPLAASVQAPGYDRGAQAPGIVHIGIGAFHRAHQAVYTDDAMAAGDRDWGIVGVSLRSGDVAAQLNPQDGLYTVSTRSTAGARLRLIGAVQKVLVAADDPQAVIDAIAAPTTHIVSFTVTEKGYLRRADGSLDLAAAVGGASLYRFVAAGLAARKAAGLGGVTLLSCDNLAGNGAVLRRLMREYLAAYHLDLSAWFDGECTCPATMIDRIVPATTDADRAAVEAALGVRDEGAVVTEGFSQWVIEDDFAGPRPRWENVGAELVADVAPYETAKLRMLNGAHSALAYIGIGQGHEFVHQAIADPAIRPVIERLMLDEAAPTIDAAPGQDLTAYAGALIDRFANPALHHRLIQIAMDGSQKIPQRWLETLAWHQARGQRCPSLEAAVAAWIAFLRSDHPIDDPLADKLRDAAAGPDAMERLFGDSGLLSSDWRPI; encoded by the coding sequence GTGAGACTGTCAGCGCAAACGCCGCTCGCGGCGTCGGTCCAGGCGCCGGGCTATGACCGCGGCGCGCAGGCGCCCGGGATCGTCCATATCGGCATCGGCGCGTTCCACCGCGCGCATCAGGCGGTCTACACCGACGATGCGATGGCTGCGGGCGACCGCGACTGGGGCATCGTCGGGGTGTCGCTGCGATCGGGCGACGTCGCGGCGCAGCTTAACCCGCAGGACGGGCTATACACGGTCAGCACGCGCAGCACGGCAGGGGCCAGGTTGCGGCTGATCGGCGCGGTGCAGAAGGTGCTCGTTGCGGCCGACGATCCGCAGGCCGTCATCGACGCCATCGCGGCGCCGACGACGCATATCGTCAGCTTCACCGTGACCGAAAAGGGCTATCTGCGCCGTGCCGACGGGTCGCTCGACCTCGCTGCGGCGGTCGGCGGGGCGAGCCTCTACCGGTTCGTTGCCGCTGGTCTTGCTGCACGCAAGGCGGCCGGCCTCGGCGGCGTTACGTTGCTCAGTTGTGACAACCTCGCCGGCAATGGCGCGGTGCTGCGCCGGTTGATGCGCGAATATCTTGCCGCCTATCACCTCGATTTATCGGCATGGTTCGACGGCGAATGCACTTGTCCTGCGACGATGATCGATCGCATCGTCCCCGCGACGACCGACGCCGATCGCGCGGCGGTCGAAGCCGCGCTCGGCGTGCGCGACGAGGGTGCGGTCGTTACCGAAGGCTTCAGCCAATGGGTGATCGAGGATGACTTTGCCGGCCCGCGTCCGCGCTGGGAAAATGTCGGTGCCGAACTGGTTGCCGATGTCGCGCCCTATGAGACTGCAAAGTTGCGCATGCTCAACGGTGCGCATTCGGCGCTCGCCTATATCGGGATCGGGCAAGGCCATGAGTTCGTGCATCAGGCGATCGCCGATCCCGCGATCCGCCCCGTCATTGAACGGTTGATGCTGGACGAGGCCGCGCCGACGATCGACGCGGCGCCTGGGCAAGATCTGACCGCTTATGCCGGTGCGCTGATCGACCGTTTCGCCAATCCCGCGCTCCACCACCGGCTGATCCAGATCGCGATGGACGGCAGCCAGAAGATCCCGCAGCGCTGGCTCGAAACATTGGCGTGGCATCAGGCGCGCGGGCAGCGCTGCCCGTCGCTCGAAGCCGCGGTTGCGGCTTGGATCGCCTTCCTGCGCAGCGACCATCCGATCGACGATCCACTCGCGGACAAGCTGCGCGACGCGGCGGCGGGCCCCGATGCGATGGAGCGCCTGTTCGGCGACAGCGGCCTGCTCTCCTCCGACTGGCGCCCGATCTAG